One genomic region from Natrinema caseinilyticum encodes:
- a CDS encoding MATE family efflux transporter, with the protein MADPEIRVRDVWVRTAALSWPIAIQQTLNTLMRTVDVLVTGLFSPAAVAAVGLADLYAQIPLRIGLGLGTGAIALSSQETGRGAEAARDRAITQAFGLGFLAGLPLGVVGLTVSAPLIALLGADPAVSEAGGRYLALVFAASPMRIVGIVGARSLQGTGDTRTPMVVNGTANVFNIAATAGLGLGLGSLPELGIVGVGLATASSRTIEAVSMTVATASDRTSVSFARPRSSLVTRQLVAVSLPNFAEGMSTSLANFPFNALLLTFGTEVTAAYHIGRRIYQQFSGPLYRSASVVASIVVGQTLGQGRPDAARFAGLAITALSFLLLSIAGTGLIVGATPVARLFTSDPLTLEHAIAFTRVFGVSMFAFGLFFPLSGCLRGAGETRTPFYARFSGTVGFLLAFSYFTGITLGYGLSGVYAGIVLNYAWWVLVVGIGFLRGDWAETAASMLAERADEFR; encoded by the coding sequence ATGGCCGATCCCGAGATCCGGGTCCGAGACGTGTGGGTTCGGACCGCCGCGCTCTCGTGGCCGATCGCGATCCAGCAGACGCTCAACACGTTGATGCGGACGGTCGACGTTCTCGTCACCGGGCTCTTTTCGCCGGCGGCGGTCGCCGCCGTCGGGCTCGCGGATCTCTACGCCCAGATTCCCCTGCGGATCGGGCTCGGACTCGGAACCGGTGCGATCGCCCTCTCGAGTCAGGAGACCGGCCGTGGCGCCGAGGCGGCCCGCGATCGAGCGATCACGCAGGCATTCGGTCTCGGGTTTCTGGCTGGGCTGCCACTCGGCGTCGTCGGCTTGACGGTGTCGGCGCCGTTGATCGCGTTGCTCGGGGCCGACCCCGCGGTCAGCGAGGCGGGAGGACGCTACCTCGCCCTGGTTTTCGCCGCCTCCCCGATGCGCATCGTCGGCATCGTCGGCGCACGTTCGCTACAGGGAACGGGCGATACGCGGACGCCGATGGTCGTCAACGGCACCGCGAACGTGTTCAACATCGCGGCGACGGCCGGACTGGGACTCGGCCTCGGTTCGCTCCCCGAACTGGGTATCGTCGGCGTCGGGCTGGCGACGGCGAGCAGCAGAACGATCGAGGCCGTCTCGATGACCGTCGCGACCGCGAGCGACCGGACGAGCGTCTCGTTCGCTCGGCCACGCAGTTCGCTCGTCACCCGACAGCTCGTCGCTGTCAGCCTCCCGAACTTCGCCGAGGGGATGAGCACATCGCTCGCGAACTTCCCGTTCAACGCACTGTTGCTCACGTTCGGGACCGAAGTGACCGCCGCCTACCACATCGGACGCCGGATCTATCAGCAATTCAGCGGCCCGCTGTACCGCTCTGCCAGCGTCGTCGCGAGCATCGTCGTCGGACAGACGCTCGGCCAGGGCCGACCCGATGCCGCGCGGTTTGCCGGACTGGCTATCACGGCGCTGAGTTTCCTGCTGCTCAGCATCGCCGGGACCGGCCTCATCGTCGGCGCGACACCCGTTGCACGATTGTTCACGAGCGACCCGCTCACACTCGAGCACGCCATCGCGTTCACCCGCGTTTTCGGCGTCTCGATGTTCGCATTCGGGCTGTTTTTCCCGCTGTCGGGGTGTCTTCGCGGCGCTGGCGAGACGCGGACTCCCTTCTACGCACGGTTCAGTGGGACGGTCGGATTCTTGCTCGCCTTTTCGTACTTCACCGGTATCACGCTCGGATACGGTCTGTCCGGGGTGTACGCTGGAATCGTTCTGAACTACGCGTGGTGGGTTCTCGTCGTCGGTATCGGGTTCCTGAGAGGTGATTGGGCGGAGACTGCGGCATCGATGTTGGCCGAACGCGCCGACGAGTTCCGGTGA
- a CDS encoding IclR family transcriptional regulator — protein sequence MTASDANGGKRIEAVVKTLDVLEALWQAEGAGVTELTERTGLPKSTVHAHLSTLRSKGYVVQEGDEYRLSLRFLSFGEHVKHAEPLYAASDTPIAELSAEVGERVLCSTHQNGLGTVINVSGGSQSFTSDIDIGTHTYLHISAGGKAMLAHLPDERVEWIIDRWGLPAFTDETITGREALFDELDAVHDDGVAYSRGEYLPGISAIGAPILGNDGTVHGAVTVSGPEHRLENERKENDLCNRLLSTANTIEVNIMFS from the coding sequence ATGACAGCATCGGACGCGAACGGTGGGAAGCGGATTGAAGCAGTGGTCAAAACGCTCGACGTTCTCGAGGCACTGTGGCAGGCCGAAGGTGCCGGAGTGACGGAACTCACCGAGCGAACCGGACTCCCGAAGAGTACGGTCCACGCCCACCTGTCGACGCTGCGCTCGAAGGGGTACGTCGTACAGGAAGGCGACGAATACCGATTGAGCCTCCGGTTCCTTTCTTTCGGGGAGCACGTCAAACACGCCGAACCGCTGTACGCTGCGTCGGACACGCCGATCGCGGAACTCTCGGCGGAAGTGGGGGAACGAGTCCTCTGTTCAACACACCAGAACGGGCTCGGGACGGTCATCAACGTCAGCGGGGGGAGTCAGTCGTTCACGAGCGACATAGATATCGGAACCCACACGTACCTCCACATCTCGGCCGGCGGCAAAGCCATGCTTGCACACCTTCCCGACGAGCGGGTCGAATGGATCATCGACAGGTGGGGACTGCCCGCCTTCACCGACGAGACGATCACCGGCCGGGAGGCGCTCTTCGACGAACTCGACGCGGTTCACGACGACGGTGTCGCGTACAGTCGGGGGGAGTACCTGCCCGGGATCAGTGCCATCGGCGCACCAATTCTGGGCAACGACGGCACAGTCCACGGCGCCGTCACCGTCTCCGGACCGGAACACCGACTCGAGAACGAACGGAAGGAGAACGATCTCTGCAACCGATTGTTGTCGACGGCGAACACGATCGAAGTGAATATAATGTTCTCGTAG
- a CDS encoding acyl-CoA dehydrogenase family protein, giving the protein MDFSEPSEAVQIKKALDEFIDQEVAPLENEYDQFLGADYEKNIVDDNHRQVPEYRNIVEQIRKKSVEAGFYGMTMPEEVGGGDVDILTRAIVGEHMSNRPPGFHSAIFGGAGGPTPILLACDERQREEYLQPLMDGEITTCFALTEPGHGSDAHHMDTRAEKDGDEWVINGQKVYITNGPYADFAMVFARTSGEDGDLGGITCFLVEDDTPGFEVGTIHRAMGMTPGTHAELHFDDCRVDEEQVLGEVDHGFQSAMDWIGGGRINIAAGAVGTAQFLLDMSVEYARSRETFGKPIGHRQGISFQLAELATDIEQVRQLYRYAAWKMDNGERARKEESMAKLRGAQLANDAADIAMQVHGGAGFMKDLPIERNYRSARVFRIFEGTDEIQRRTIARELI; this is encoded by the coding sequence ATGGACTTCAGCGAACCGTCCGAAGCCGTGCAAATCAAGAAAGCGCTCGACGAGTTCATCGATCAGGAAGTCGCGCCCCTCGAGAACGAGTACGATCAGTTCCTCGGCGCGGACTACGAGAAAAACATCGTCGACGACAACCATCGGCAGGTCCCCGAGTACCGCAACATCGTCGAACAGATCAGAAAGAAGTCCGTCGAGGCGGGCTTCTACGGGATGACGATGCCCGAAGAGGTCGGCGGCGGTGACGTCGACATTCTCACCCGGGCGATCGTCGGTGAACACATGTCCAACCGCCCGCCGGGCTTCCACAGCGCCATCTTCGGTGGTGCCGGCGGTCCGACGCCGATCCTGCTCGCGTGCGACGAGCGCCAGCGAGAGGAGTACCTCCAACCGCTGATGGACGGCGAGATCACGACGTGCTTTGCGCTGACCGAACCGGGCCACGGCAGCGACGCACATCACATGGACACGAGAGCCGAAAAGGACGGCGACGAGTGGGTGATAAACGGACAGAAGGTCTATATCACGAACGGCCCGTACGCGGACTTCGCGATGGTGTTCGCTCGCACCAGCGGCGAGGACGGTGACCTCGGCGGTATCACGTGCTTCCTCGTCGAGGACGACACCCCCGGATTCGAGGTCGGAACGATCCACCGCGCGATGGGGATGACCCCCGGAACGCACGCCGAATTACACTTCGACGACTGCCGCGTCGACGAGGAGCAGGTCCTCGGCGAGGTCGATCATGGATTCCAGTCCGCGATGGACTGGATCGGTGGCGGTCGGATCAACATCGCCGCGGGTGCAGTGGGGACCGCTCAGTTCCTCCTCGATATGTCGGTAGAGTACGCCCGCAGCCGGGAGACGTTCGGCAAACCGATCGGCCATCGGCAGGGCATCTCGTTCCAGTTGGCCGAACTCGCAACGGACATCGAACAGGTCCGCCAACTGTACCGCTACGCCGCGTGGAAGATGGACAACGGCGAGCGCGCCCGGAAGGAGGAATCGATGGCGAAGCTTCGCGGGGCCCAGCTCGCCAACGACGCGGCGGACATCGCGATGCAGGTTCACGGCGGTGCCGGCTTCATGAAGGATCTCCCCATCGAGCGGAACTACAGATCGGCTCGCGTCTTCCGCATCTTCGAGGGGACCGACGAAATTCAGCGACGGACGATCGCCCGGGAACTCATCTGA
- a CDS encoding MBL fold metallo-hydrolase: protein MDDSTEHGATAATTQVSRLDFDIEWPPKHAAAYLVDGAAPVLIDCGDPQERAETTIRDGLAETGNAPEDVAAVVVTHPHSDHIGQVPLMREAGATVYAPRPVLEQLERDEEDLAEGVRDVGRSAGYRGEAIEREVERAQSSLRRNRRLLAPDDAVAFEFGEPFSVAGGEFEAVHTPGHQIHHAGLLTDLDGERVLFSGDALIEPFRPGAIHVGIDYGAYDAVDAFHRSMDRLEGRSVDRVYPGHGPVFTGYDGAIESTRAALEALTGDTFEAVTGVGPATPMEITRYRSGEVRYPAQLLDTLGALGTLEGRGRIQYKERDGVRYYSVMKASP from the coding sequence ATGGACGATTCGACGGAGCACGGGGCGACCGCCGCCACGACGCAGGTTTCGCGCCTCGACTTCGACATCGAGTGGCCGCCGAAACACGCCGCGGCGTACCTCGTAGACGGGGCCGCCCCGGTCCTGATCGACTGCGGCGATCCGCAGGAACGCGCCGAAACGACGATCCGAGACGGACTGGCCGAGACGGGGAACGCGCCCGAGGACGTGGCGGCCGTCGTCGTCACCCACCCCCACAGCGACCACATCGGCCAGGTCCCGCTCATGCGCGAGGCCGGCGCGACCGTGTACGCTCCCCGTCCGGTGCTCGAGCAACTCGAACGCGACGAGGAGGATCTCGCGGAGGGGGTCCGCGACGTCGGCCGGTCCGCGGGCTACCGCGGTGAGGCAATCGAGCGCGAGGTCGAACGGGCGCAATCGTCCCTGCGTCGCAACCGCCGCTTGCTCGCGCCCGACGACGCGGTGGCATTCGAATTCGGCGAGCCGTTTTCCGTCGCGGGCGGCGAGTTCGAGGCCGTCCACACGCCCGGCCATCAGATCCACCACGCGGGCCTGCTAACCGATCTAGACGGCGAACGCGTCCTGTTCAGCGGCGACGCGCTCATCGAGCCGTTCCGGCCCGGCGCGATCCACGTCGGCATCGACTACGGGGCCTACGACGCGGTCGACGCGTTCCACCGCTCTATGGACCGGCTCGAGGGCCGATCCGTCGATCGCGTCTACCCCGGCCACGGCCCGGTCTTCACCGGCTACGACGGCGCAATCGAGAGCACCCGTGCCGCTCTCGAGGCTCTCACGGGCGACACCTTCGAAGCGGTCACGGGCGTCGGCCCCGCCACGCCGATGGAGATCACCCGCTACCGCTCGGGCGAGGTCCGGTATCCGGCGCAGTTGCTCGACACCCTCGGCGCCCTCGGCACGCTCGAGGGTCGCGGTCGAATCCAGTACAAAGAGCGAGACGGCGTCCGCTATTATTCGGTCATGAAAGCCTCGCCGTGA
- a CDS encoding TIGR03617 family F420-dependent LLM class oxidoreductase — MSDLRIDAMVPGLSTDSGAMAARAEELGFDGVWTPEMDNDAFLPHPLIADRTDEIQQGTRIALSFTRSPMALAYTAWDLARYSDGRFVLGLGTQVKGHNERRFSVDWESPGPRLREVVESLQHIFDVFRGETDLDYQGDHYSFSLMTENFNPGPIEHPDVPIYIAGVNEYNIRLAGERCDGLAMHVFNTPDYTDEVIAPTVAEGADRGDRSLEDVSLSASPFVVTGETDEERERTRAEVKRRIAFYGSTRTYHDVLDHHGWRSVGEELHDLSKEQRWDEMTELITDEMVSAFAIEAPPDELLAQAEDVYGGIADRIVLPVDHGEAFMTE, encoded by the coding sequence ATGTCAGATCTTCGCATCGACGCGATGGTGCCCGGACTGTCGACCGACTCCGGCGCGATGGCCGCGCGCGCAGAAGAACTGGGATTCGACGGCGTCTGGACACCGGAGATGGACAACGACGCGTTTCTCCCGCATCCGCTGATCGCGGACCGAACCGACGAAATCCAGCAAGGCACGCGCATCGCCCTCTCGTTCACTCGCAGTCCGATGGCGCTCGCCTACACGGCCTGGGACCTCGCGCGGTATTCGGACGGCCGCTTCGTCCTCGGACTCGGCACGCAGGTCAAGGGCCACAACGAACGCCGGTTCAGCGTGGACTGGGAGTCGCCCGGCCCGCGACTTCGCGAGGTCGTCGAATCGCTCCAGCACATTTTCGACGTCTTCCGGGGTGAGACGGACCTCGACTACCAGGGCGATCACTACTCGTTTTCGCTCATGACCGAGAACTTCAATCCGGGGCCGATCGAGCATCCCGACGTCCCGATCTACATCGCCGGCGTCAACGAGTACAACATCCGGCTCGCGGGCGAACGCTGCGACGGGTTGGCGATGCACGTGTTCAACACCCCCGACTACACCGACGAGGTCATCGCCCCGACCGTCGCGGAGGGGGCCGACCGCGGAGATCGATCGCTCGAGGACGTGTCGCTTTCGGCGAGTCCGTTCGTCGTGACGGGAGAAACGGACGAGGAGCGCGAACGGACTCGCGCGGAAGTAAAGCGGCGCATCGCCTTCTACGGGAGCACCCGGACGTACCACGACGTCCTCGACCACCACGGCTGGCGGTCCGTCGGCGAGGAACTGCACGATCTCTCGAAAGAACAGCGCTGGGACGAGATGACCGAGTTGATCACCGACGAGATGGTGTCGGCGTTCGCCATCGAGGCGCCGCCGGACGAATTACTCGCGCAGGCCGAGGACGTCTACGGCGGGATCGCCGACCGCATCGTCCTCCCCGTAGATCACGGCGAGGCTTTCATGACCGAATAA
- a CDS encoding D-2-hydroxyacid dehydrogenase, with amino-acid sequence MTVVVSPHIIEGGGSRLVSAIRDRRPDIDLEHVADEDALFAAVADADVLLTQRLPDDVLAAADDLEWVQALSAGTDGYDYQALSDRGVALTSVSGIHAKPIAQQVLGYLLYFERRFDRAVAQQRREEWDRYLAGELGDRTVGVVGVGAIGSTVADYCQTFDARVVGTKRDPTDAPDGVDELRGTDGLEFVCSESDYLVLACPLTDATRGLIDADALATLPEDAVLVNVARGAVVDQDALVDALEADEIGGAALDVFAEEPLPEGSSLWDRDDVLVTPHMAGSTPHYWERCADVFGRNYDRFRAGEDLENRVV; translated from the coding sequence GTGACGGTCGTCGTCAGCCCGCACATCATCGAGGGCGGCGGGTCGAGACTGGTCTCGGCGATCCGTGACCGGCGGCCCGACATCGACCTCGAGCACGTCGCGGACGAGGACGCGCTGTTCGCGGCGGTCGCCGACGCCGACGTGCTCCTCACACAGCGCCTCCCCGACGACGTCCTCGCGGCCGCCGACGACCTCGAGTGGGTCCAGGCGCTCAGCGCGGGGACGGACGGCTACGACTACCAGGCGCTTTCCGACCGCGGAGTGGCGTTGACGTCCGTTTCGGGGATCCACGCGAAGCCGATCGCCCAGCAGGTCCTCGGATATCTCCTCTACTTCGAGCGACGGTTCGACCGCGCGGTCGCACAGCAACGCCGCGAGGAGTGGGATCGATACCTGGCTGGCGAACTCGGCGATCGAACGGTCGGGGTCGTCGGCGTCGGCGCGATCGGCTCGACGGTCGCCGACTACTGCCAGACGTTCGACGCCCGCGTGGTCGGAACGAAACGCGATCCGACCGACGCACCCGACGGAGTCGACGAACTGCGCGGAACCGACGGACTCGAGTTCGTCTGCTCCGAGAGCGACTACCTCGTGCTCGCCTGTCCGTTGACCGACGCGACGCGGGGCCTGATCGACGCCGACGCGCTCGCGACGCTGCCCGAGGACGCGGTGCTGGTCAACGTCGCGCGTGGCGCGGTCGTCGACCAGGACGCGCTCGTCGACGCGCTCGAGGCCGACGAGATCGGCGGTGCGGCACTGGACGTCTTCGCGGAGGAACCGCTGCCCGAGGGGTCGTCGCTGTGGGACCGCGACGACGTCCTCGTCACGCCCCATATGGCGGGCAGCACGCCCCACTACTGGGAGCGCTGTGCGGACGTCTTCGGCCGAAACTACGACCGCTTCCGTGCGGGTGAGGACCTCGAGAACCGGGTCGTGTGA
- a CDS encoding class I adenylate-forming enzyme family protein, with product MDLASVSEAATAGNVARLHDETVRHHGDAQAIEYHGQTMTHEDLQAESSRVAGGFADLGIEPGDVVLQYLPNCPQYLIGALGAFKAGAIVSPVNPQYRKRELTYQLTDTEAAAVLTHVALEPYLEEALAEIGWDPVVVSVETDSDDALAFEDVRGEETFVERDDEDVALLPYTSGTTGQPKGVELTHRNFRAQTFAVLSQERELDDEDVRSLVWLPLYHITGFTHTAWQPLIRGGSVYLRSAANWDGDTAMALIEDEGITHYVGVTAMYVDMINSERFGEFDLTSLESAGEGGAKMSVAVQKEFEETAGVEMSEGYGLTETNGATHTQSGSTFGLKHGTIGQPLRMTEAKIVDESGERVDIGEEGELLVRGPQVMKGYHDMPEATEAAFTEDGFFRTGDVARRDADNYYEIVDRKKHMINSAGYNIYPSELEELLAEHEAVAEGAVVGIPDERRNEVPKAYVVTVPNVEPGVDVTADEIQEYFLDNVASYKHPREVEFIDELPRTTSGKIQKYKLEDGDESEAE from the coding sequence ATGGATTTGGCAAGTGTTAGCGAGGCTGCCACAGCCGGGAACGTTGCACGGTTGCACGACGAGACGGTACGGCATCACGGCGACGCACAGGCGATCGAATATCACGGGCAAACGATGACCCACGAGGACCTCCAGGCCGAGAGTTCGCGGGTCGCCGGTGGATTCGCGGATCTCGGGATCGAACCCGGTGACGTCGTGTTGCAGTACCTGCCGAACTGTCCGCAGTACCTGATCGGTGCGCTCGGCGCGTTCAAAGCCGGTGCCATCGTCTCTCCGGTCAACCCGCAGTACCGCAAACGCGAACTGACGTACCAGCTCACGGACACCGAAGCGGCGGCCGTCCTCACCCACGTCGCGCTGGAGCCGTACCTGGAGGAGGCGCTCGCCGAGATCGGGTGGGACCCGGTCGTCGTTTCGGTCGAGACCGATTCCGACGACGCCCTCGCCTTCGAGGACGTTCGCGGCGAGGAAACGTTCGTCGAGCGCGACGACGAGGACGTGGCGTTGCTGCCGTACACCTCCGGTACCACCGGGCAACCGAAAGGAGTCGAACTCACCCACCGCAACTTCCGGGCGCAGACGTTCGCGGTCCTCTCTCAGGAACGCGAACTCGACGACGAGGACGTTCGCAGTCTGGTCTGGCTCCCGCTGTACCACATCACCGGCTTCACCCACACCGCGTGGCAACCGCTGATCCGCGGCGGCAGCGTCTACCTCCGGAGCGCGGCCAACTGGGACGGCGACACCGCGATGGCGTTGATCGAAGACGAGGGGATCACCCACTACGTCGGCGTCACCGCGATGTACGTCGACATGATCAACAGCGAGCGCTTCGGCGAGTTCGATCTCACGAGCCTCGAGTCGGCCGGCGAAGGCGGCGCGAAGATGTCCGTCGCCGTCCAGAAAGAGTTCGAGGAGACCGCGGGCGTCGAGATGAGCGAAGGGTACGGGCTGACGGAGACGAACGGCGCGACCCACACCCAGAGCGGCTCGACGTTCGGCCTGAAACACGGGACGATCGGCCAGCCGCTCCGCATGACCGAGGCGAAGATCGTCGACGAAAGCGGCGAACGGGTCGATATCGGCGAGGAGGGAGAGCTCCTGGTTCGCGGCCCGCAGGTCATGAAGGGCTACCACGATATGCCCGAGGCCACCGAGGCGGCGTTCACCGAGGACGGCTTCTTCCGCACCGGCGACGTCGCACGCCGCGACGCGGACAACTACTACGAGATCGTCGACCGGAAGAAGCACATGATCAACTCCGCCGGCTACAACATCTATCCGAGCGAACTCGAGGAGCTGCTGGCCGAACACGAGGCCGTCGCGGAGGGAGCGGTGGTCGGGATTCCCGACGAGCGGCGCAACGAGGTGCCGAAGGCCTACGTCGTCACCGTCCCGAACGTCGAACCGGGGGTCGACGTCACCGCCGACGAAATACAGGAGTACTTCCTCGACAACGTCGCGTCGTACAAACACCCGCGCGAGGTCGAGTTCATCGACGAACTCCCGCGGACGACCTCGGGGAAGATCCAGAAGTACAAACTCGAGGACGGCGACGAGTCGGAGGCCGAGTGA
- a CDS encoding acetyl-CoA acetyltransferase, with protein sequence MAEPILAGVAESDLGETPDRNWLDNAAIATVRALDDAGCTLAEVDGVAVAGGDDYMPALILSEYLDLDEPSFLEGTEIGGSSFEHFCGHVRDAMARDEADVVVVAYGSTSKTGPSDDRSLEVTHPVDGFVRPTGLFRPPGAYAMAARRHMHEYGTTEEQLAEIAVSTREWASMNPKAAQREPITVDDVLESRPIADPFNLLDCCLVSDGGGAVVLVSEEKARDIDVPPIAVAGVASTSTHRQDVSEMPDMTTTGAAVTGPKAFEQAGITHDDVDVAEIYDSFTYTALVTLEDLGFCEKGAGGEFVSGGTTAPGGELPMNTQGGGLSYCHPGHFGVFVLIEAVRQLRGDYTGDRQVDDAAVAVAHGTGGLLSSSSTVVLRREA encoded by the coding sequence GTGGCTGAACCGATCCTGGCGGGCGTCGCCGAGAGCGACCTCGGCGAGACGCCCGACCGAAATTGGCTCGACAACGCGGCGATCGCGACCGTTCGCGCCCTGGACGATGCCGGCTGTACGCTCGCGGAGGTCGACGGCGTCGCCGTCGCCGGCGGCGACGATTACATGCCCGCGCTGATCCTCTCGGAGTACCTCGATCTCGACGAGCCCTCGTTTCTCGAGGGTACCGAAATCGGCGGCTCGTCGTTCGAACACTTCTGTGGCCACGTCCGCGACGCGATGGCCCGCGACGAGGCGGACGTGGTGGTCGTCGCCTACGGGTCGACGAGCAAGACCGGTCCGAGCGACGATCGGTCGCTCGAGGTCACGCACCCGGTCGACGGCTTCGTCCGACCGACGGGGCTGTTCCGGCCGCCGGGGGCGTACGCGATGGCCGCCCGTCGGCACATGCACGAGTACGGCACGACCGAGGAGCAACTCGCCGAGATCGCGGTCTCGACCCGCGAGTGGGCGTCGATGAACCCGAAAGCGGCCCAGCGGGAGCCGATCACCGTCGACGACGTGCTCGAATCCCGGCCGATCGCGGACCCGTTCAACCTGCTCGACTGCTGTCTGGTCTCCGACGGCGGCGGCGCGGTCGTCCTCGTCTCCGAGGAGAAAGCGCGGGACATAGACGTCCCACCGATCGCGGTCGCCGGTGTCGCGTCGACCAGCACGCACCGCCAGGACGTAAGCGAGATGCCGGACATGACGACGACCGGTGCGGCGGTGACGGGACCGAAGGCCTTCGAGCAGGCCGGGATCACGCACGACGACGTCGACGTCGCCGAGATCTACGACTCGTTCACCTACACCGCGCTGGTCACGCTCGAGGATCTCGGCTTCTGCGAGAAAGGCGCCGGCGGCGAGTTCGTGTCGGGCGGAACGACCGCACCGGGCGGCGAGTTGCCGATGAACACCCAGGGCGGCGGTCTCTCGTACTGCCACCCCGGTCACTTCGGCGTGTTCGTCCTCATCGAGGCCGTCCGACAGCTTCGGGGCGACTACACGGGCGACCGTCAGGTCGACGACGCGGCGGTCGCGGTCGCCCACGGCACCGGCGGACTGCTCTCGTCCAGTAGCACGGTCGTGCTACGGAGGGAGGCATGA
- a CDS encoding Zn-ribbon domain-containing OB-fold protein: MSAPVEDRREEWDGPVPVPTGATEPFWEATLEGALRYQECDCGNRQLYPRAVCTACGAEDPPFEESEGVGTIYTYTTCHVPGEPGFGDRTPYVVGAVELAEGPRLLALIDAEPTELAVGSPVAVTFWRVSDEAAIPVFVPE, encoded by the coding sequence ATGAGCGCGCCCGTCGAGGACCGCCGCGAGGAGTGGGACGGGCCCGTCCCCGTCCCCACCGGTGCGACGGAGCCGTTCTGGGAGGCGACGCTCGAGGGAGCGCTTCGCTACCAGGAGTGCGACTGCGGCAACCGCCAGTTGTACCCGCGAGCGGTTTGCACCGCCTGCGGCGCCGAGGATCCGCCCTTCGAGGAGAGCGAGGGCGTCGGAACGATCTACACCTACACGACGTGCCACGTGCCCGGCGAACCCGGCTTCGGCGATCGGACGCCGTACGTCGTGGGCGCGGTCGAACTGGCGGAAGGCCCCCGATTGCTCGCGCTGATCGACGCGGAGCCGACGGAACTCGCGGTCGGTTCGCCGGTCGCCGTCACCTTCTGGCGAGTCTCCGACGAGGCCGCGATTCCGGTATTCGTGCCGGAATAA
- a CDS encoding FAS1-like dehydratase domain-containing protein, which produces MPTRPLEELEAMVGDSRVTVEDFRIEPGKVEEFARAITADDPVFRDEGVAADRGHGRRPAPLTYSQVGRFPRYTPADVEGKGFYLGFRPEYVLHGEQAHEYERPVAVGDVLCGTTTLADVFQREGPRAGTMTFAVLETEYRDRDGDLVLTDRSTAIETSGAVDDDGSETADTATNGGAAATEADVPSPTADDFERVGDVAELAVGEAGPRVVVEDLERQHFVRYAGASGDFNPIHYDEPYATDAGNESVFGQGMFTAGITSRVVTNWFDVADVTSFGVRFQSRVFPGDTVVATGEVAAVDPETGTVEADLEATTTTGETLLTGTATAHLE; this is translated from the coding sequence ATGCCGACTAGACCCCTCGAGGAACTCGAGGCGATGGTCGGCGACTCGCGGGTCACCGTCGAAGACTTTCGCATCGAACCCGGCAAGGTCGAGGAGTTCGCACGCGCGATCACCGCCGACGACCCGGTCTTCCGAGACGAGGGCGTCGCCGCGGATCGGGGACACGGTCGCCGGCCGGCACCGCTGACGTACAGTCAGGTCGGCAGGTTCCCGCGGTACACGCCCGCCGACGTCGAGGGCAAGGGCTTCTATCTGGGCTTTCGACCGGAGTACGTCCTCCACGGCGAGCAGGCCCACGAGTACGAGCGTCCGGTCGCCGTCGGCGACGTCCTCTGCGGGACGACCACGCTCGCCGACGTCTTCCAGCGCGAGGGGCCCCGCGCGGGGACGATGACCTTCGCCGTCCTCGAGACCGAGTACCGGGATCGGGACGGCGACCTCGTGTTGACCGACCGATCGACCGCGATCGAGACCTCGGGCGCGGTCGACGACGACGGGAGCGAGACAGCCGATACCGCGACGAACGGCGGCGCCGCCGCGACCGAGGCGGACGTGCCGTCGCCGACCGCCGACGACTTCGAGCGCGTCGGGGACGTCGCCGAACTCGCGGTCGGCGAGGCGGGCCCGAGAGTCGTCGTCGAGGACCTCGAGCGCCAGCACTTCGTCAGGTACGCCGGGGCCAGCGGCGACTTCAATCCGATCCACTACGACGAGCCCTACGCCACGGACGCGGGCAACGAGAGCGTCTTCGGTCAGGGAATGTTCACCGCCGGGATCACCTCCCGCGTGGTCACGAACTGGTTCGACGTCGCGGACGTCACCTCGTTCGGCGTCCGATTCCAGTCGCGGGTGTTCCCCGGCGACACCGTCGTCGCGACCGGCGAGGTCGCCGCCGTCGACCCCGAAACGGGAACGGTCGAGGCGGATCTCGAGGCGACCACGACGACCGGCGAGACGCTGCTGACCGGAACGGCGACGGCCCACCTCGAATAA